GATACCTAAAAATGTTCTCGTTAATGAACTTTTCGGGGAAATTCTTTAAAAACGACTGGTAAAAATAATCTACCCGTGTATTGCCGTGGTGGGTACGTATAAAGTTGATCACGATCTCGGGCAGGTTGGCTTTGCGGGCCATTTCGATACCCTTGCTTACGTGGCGAATGATGATCTGGGCACTCTCTTCATATGAGAGCTTATCGTGCGGATTAAAGCCCGAGATTTGGTTTTCGATAAAGAACAAGGGGTTCTCCATTTTACCAATATCGTGATATAAAGCCCCTGCCCTAACCAACAGCGAATTACCCCCTATGGCATAAATAGCGTTTTCGGCCAAGTTGGCCACCTGTAACGAGTGCTGGAAAGTACCCGGCGCACTAAAGGCCATTTCGCGCAATAATGGCGCGTTGGTATTGGTCAGCTCGATAAGGGTAATATCTGATGTAATGGCAAAAACCTTTTCAAATAAGTATATCAGCGGATAAGCCAATAAGGTAAGAAGTACGCTAACAGCAAAAGGTACAAAATCAACCCAATCAATGGTAGTAAAGGTCCCTTCGCGTATCAGGAATATCCCCAGGAACGATACAAAATAAGTAAAGGTGATGATAAGCGCCGATATTAAAAATTGCTCGCGCCGTATTAAATTTTTAATACTATAAATGGACACCATACCGGCGGTGATTTCGAAAAAGGCGAATTCGAAGCTGTTGGGTACAAAAAAACCTGCTATTAATACTACCAACAAGTGGATGTTTAATGCAAGGCGGGTATCAAATAAAATACGGATAATGATAGGCACTATACAATAAGGTATATAGTATAGGTTGGGTAACTGTATTTTAATAGCCAGCGACAGGGTGGCCAGCATAGCCGTAATTACCAGTAATATTAAACTTACCAGGCGGTTATCGTCAAAAATATCTCTGCGGAAAAGGTACAGGAATACCATTAATAGGGTAATGGTGATACCTACCAGTAAAAATTGCCCTAATAAAACCAGTGTACGGTTACCATTTGTACGGGCGTTATCTTCAAAGGCTTTCTTGTAAGATGCCAGCTTTTGATAAGCCTCATCGTTTATTACCGAACCCTTGGCTACAATGGTTTCACCTTTTTGCACCATGCCACGTGTGATAGAAAGGTTTTCGAGCACCTCTTTCTCCAGCCTTGCGGTTAGCTTGGCATCATAGCTTAAATTAGGCTGTATGCGGTCTTGCAACAGGTCAAGTAAAAAAGCTTTATCAACACCCGGCACTTTGGCAATATTCGCATCGCAATAGGCAATTGCGCGCTCGCGGGTAAACAAATCGGCCGTGTTTACATCTTTTGCAATATTGTTATTTAATATGGTTACGGTATAATCGGCCCGGTTTTGCTGGTATTTAGGGTTAGGGTTTAAAATACCTCGGTTGTATACCTGAGTAAGCAGGTCGGCCCCGGTTTGCAAATACTTATTTTTAAACCTATCGTTAATACCCGCGGTATGCCACTTTATCTCCAGGTCGCTTTTAAAGCCATCTACCTGCTGGTTACCCATAACATCATTTAACTGGTAAATAGGTGTTACGGTAGATAGTGCTGCCTTTTGATCGGCCAGTATCTCGCCATCTGTTTTAAGTATGGCAAAGTTATACGGCGATACCAGGTCCTTTTGGTTCCATATGCGCCCTTTCTCGTACTCGTAACCAAACTTGGCTTGTTTAGGCAGTGTATAAACAATTAACGAGATACTCGCCAGCATCATAAAATACTTCACATTTAGCGCGTATTTACGCAGTAATGCCTTTTGCCGGGAGGATGATAGTTGTGCCATGTACGGTGTTTATCCACTCAAAAATAATACATTTTATGTTATAACACTTTTTTCTTGTTTTTATCAAAAAAAAGTTGATATCTTTATGATATCATTTTAAATCAATCAAAACCATGAATACCGAAAAAGTTATCACAGCACCATCAGGCTACCTGGCCTTTGTTTTAGTACTTGTGCTTACCGGCGTATCTGCCTTTTGTTTTTGGGCCAAAGAGCCCATTATAGGCGCAATAATATGCGTTATCAACTTTGTTTTTATACTACCGGGGCTGGCCATAGTAAACCCCAACGAG
This portion of the Inquilinus sp. KBS0705 genome encodes:
- a CDS encoding HDIG domain-containing protein encodes the protein MAQLSSSRQKALLRKYALNVKYFMMLASISLIVYTLPKQAKFGYEYEKGRIWNQKDLVSPYNFAILKTDGEILADQKAALSTVTPIYQLNDVMGNQQVDGFKSDLEIKWHTAGINDRFKNKYLQTGADLLTQVYNRGILNPNPKYQQNRADYTVTILNNNIAKDVNTADLFTRERAIAYCDANIAKVPGVDKAFLLDLLQDRIQPNLSYDAKLTARLEKEVLENLSITRGMVQKGETIVAKGSVINDEAYQKLASYKKAFEDNARTNGNRTLVLLGQFLLVGITITLLMVFLYLFRRDIFDDNRLVSLILLVITAMLATLSLAIKIQLPNLYYIPYCIVPIIIRILFDTRLALNIHLLVVLIAGFFVPNSFEFAFFEITAGMVSIYSIKNLIRREQFLISALIITFTYFVSFLGIFLIREGTFTTIDWVDFVPFAVSVLLTLLAYPLIYLFEKVFAITSDITLIELTNTNAPLLREMAFSAPGTFQHSLQVANLAENAIYAIGGNSLLVRAGALYHDIGKMENPLFFIENQISGFNPHDKLSYEESAQIIIRHVSKGIEMARKANLPEIVINFIRTHHGNTRVDYFYQSFLKNFPEKFINENIFRYPGPIPFTKETGVLMLADSIEAASRSLKEPDEESIGILVDRIVKYKLDQNQLNDSNITLKDLETIKVIFKRMLMSIYHVRIDY